One segment of Acropora muricata isolate sample 2 chromosome 8, ASM3666990v1, whole genome shotgun sequence DNA contains the following:
- the LOC136926007 gene encoding translocon-associated protein subunit gamma-like: MAGGDKLTEEEELLLQTFSRNLSAKSYALLYANAFFVSAIPLWLFWRVHQMDIYSSAIMFVVMTLISTWLVAFSYKNVKFQLKHRIAQRRNATVARELNMETSPNKKLTRQEKDERILWKKNKVAETEAISFSIFYNNSLYLFLILIASFYVLRTFNPAGNYILSTGLAGGLVALLSTGSSA, encoded by the exons ATGGCTGGCGGCGACAAACTCACCGAAGAGGAAGAGCTTTTGTTACAAACCTTCAGCAGAAATCTGTCAGCCAAATCTTACGCGCTACTTTACGCTAATGCATTCTTTGTATCGGCCATTCCGTTAT GGTTGTTTTGGAGGGTCCATCAAATGGATATTTATTCCTCTGCAATTATGTTCGTTGTAATGACTTTGATCAGTACTTGGCTTGTTGCATTCTCCTACAAGAACGTCAAATTTCAACTGAAACATAG AATTGCTCAGCGTAGAAATGCCACAGTAGCCAGGGAACTGAATATGGAGACAAGTCCCAACAAGAAACTGACCCGGCAGGAGAAAGACGAGAG GATTTTGTGGAAAAAGAACAAAGTGGCTGAAACCGAAGCTAtctcattttccattttttacaACAACTCGCTGTACCTGTTTTTGATCCTGATAGCATCATTTTATGTTCTACGAACATTCAATCCTGCTGG AAACTACATTCTGTCCACAGGACTAGCTGGTGGCCTGGTGGCTTTACTGTCCACTGGTTCATCTGCATAA